Proteins from one Falco cherrug isolate bFalChe1 chromosome 7, bFalChe1.pri, whole genome shotgun sequence genomic window:
- the DET1 gene encoding DET1 homolog isoform X1 has translation MDHDAPTIRPRRIQNQNVIHRLECRRISSGKAGTHWHQVRVFHQNVFPNFTVVNVEKPPCFLRKFSPDGRYFIAFSSDQTSLEIYEYQGCQAAEDLLQGYEGEILANGNDQRSVNIRGRLFERFFVLLHITNVASNGEHLNRECSLFTDDCRYVIVGSAAYLPEEPHPPFFEVYRNSESVTPNPRSPLEDYSLHIIDLHTGRLCDTRTFKCDKVILSHNQGLYLYKNILAILSVQQQTIHVFQVTPEGTFIDVRTIGRFCYEDDLLTLSAVYPEVQRDTQTGMANPYKEPFINSLKHRLLVYLWRRAEQDGSAIAKRRFFQYFDQLRQLRMWKMQLLDENHLFIKYTSEDVVTLRVTDPSQPSFFVVYNMVTTEVIAVFENTSDELLELFENFCDLFRNATLHSEAVQFPCSASSNNFARQIQRRFKDTIVNAKYGGHTEAVRRLLGQLPISAQSYSGSPYLDLSLFSYDDKWVSVMERPKTCGDHPIRFYARDSGLLKFEIQAGLLGRPINHTVRRLVAFTFHPFEPFAISVQRTNAEYVVNFHMRHSCT, from the exons ATGGACCATGACGCCCCCACAATCAGGCCTCGCCGCATCCAGAACCAGAATGTCATCCACCGCCTGGAGTGCCGCCGGATCAGCTCAGGCAAAGCCGGCACCCACTGGCACCAAGTCCGCGTCTTCCACCAGAATGTCTTCCCCAACTTCACTGTGGTCAACGTGGAGAagccaccctgcttcttgcgCAAGTTCTCCCCTGACGGTCGCTACTTCATTGCCTTCTCCTCTGACCAGACCTCTCTGGAGATCTACGAGTATCAAGGCTGCCAGGCGGCGGAAGACCTCCTGCAAGGCTATGAGGGAGAGATCCTGGCCAACGGCAATGACCAAAGATCTGTCAACATCCGGGGGCGGCTCTTTGAACGCTTCTTTGTCCTGCTCCATATCACCAATGTGGCCTCCAATGGGGAGCACTTGAACCGGGAGTGCAGCTTGTTCACTGATGACTGTCGATACGTGATTGTTGGCTCTGCCGCGTACCTGCCCGAGGAGCCTCATCCTCCCTTCTTCGAGGTTTACCGCAACAGTGAGTCGGTAACGCCTAATCCCCGGTCCCCCTTGGAGGATTATTCCTTGCATATCATAGACCTCCACACAGGTAGACTTTGTGACACACGGACTTTCAAATGTGACAAAGTCATTCTGTCTCACAACCAGGGGCTGTACCTCTATAAGAATATCTTGGCCATTctctctgtgcagcagcagacTATTCACGTCTTTCAGGTAACACCTGAGGGTACATTCATTGATGTACGGACTATCGGCCGCTTCTGCTATGAGGACGATCTCCTGACTCTGTCTGCGGTGTATCCCGAGGTGCAGCGGGATACTCAGACAGGGATGGCCAACCCCTACAAAGAGCCCTTCATAAACTCTTTGAAGCACAGGCTGCTGGTGTACCTGTGGAGAAGGGCCGAGCAGGATGGAAGCGCTATAGCAAAAAGAAGGTTCTTCCAGTACTTTGATCAGTTAAGGCAGCTCCGCATGTGGAAGATGCAGCTTCTGGATGAAAACCATCTGTTTATCAAATACACTAGCGAAGATGTGGTCACGCTGCGGGTGACGGATCCTTCCCAG CcttcattttttgttgtgtACAACATGGTGACCACAGAGGTTATTGCTGTATTCGAGAATACATCTGATGAGCTGCTGGAACTGTTTGAGAACTTCTGTGACCTCTTCAGGAATGCCACCCTGCACAGTGAGGCGGTCCAGTTCCCCTGCTCAGCTTCCAGCAACAACTTTGCCAGGCAGATCCAGCGCCG GTTCAAAGACACTATTGTGAATGCCAAGTATGGAGGGCACACGGAGGCCGTGCGGAGgctgctgggccagctcccGATCAGCGCCCAGTCGTACAGTGGCAGCCCGTACCTCGACCTCTCCCTTTTCAGCTATGATGACAAGTGGGTGTCAGTCATGGAGCGGCCCAAGACCTGCGGTGATCACCCTATAAG attttaCGCTCGTGATTCTGGCCTCCTGAAGTTTGAGATCCAGGCGGGACTCCTGGGGCGACCCATCAACCACACAGTGCGACGCCTGGTTGCGTTCACCTTCCACCCCTTTGAGCCCTTTGCCATCTCGGTGCAGCGCACTAACGCAGAGTACGTGGTTAACTTCCACATGAGGCACAGCTGCACGTAG
- the DET1 gene encoding DET1 homolog isoform X2 produces the protein MDHDAPTIRPRRIQNQNVIHRLECRRISSGKAGTHWHQVRVFHQNVFPNFTVVNVEKPPCFLRKFSPDGRYFIAFSSDQTSLEIYEYQGCQAAEDLLQGYEGEILANGNDQRSVNIRGRLFERFFVLLHITNVASNGEHLNRECSLFTDDCRYVIVGSAAYLPEEPHPPFFEVYRNSESVTPNPRSPLEDYSLHIIDLHTGRLCDTRTFKCDKVILSHNQGLYLYKNILAILSVQQQTIHVFQVTPEGTFIDVRTIGRFCYEDDLLTLSAVYPEVQRDTQTGMANPYKEPFINSLKHRLLVYLWRRAEQDGSAIAKRRFFQYFDQLRQLRMWKMQLLDENHLFIKYTSEDVVTLRVTDPSQPSFFVVYNMVTTEVIAVFENTSDELLELFENFCDLFRNATLHSEAVQFPCSASSNNFARQIQRRFKDTIVNAKYGGHTEAVRRLLGQLPISAQSYSGSPYLDLSLFSYDDKWVSVMERPKTCGDHPISFTTCQAWAEAALALPGGLTEPLLLAVHRDP, from the exons ATGGACCATGACGCCCCCACAATCAGGCCTCGCCGCATCCAGAACCAGAATGTCATCCACCGCCTGGAGTGCCGCCGGATCAGCTCAGGCAAAGCCGGCACCCACTGGCACCAAGTCCGCGTCTTCCACCAGAATGTCTTCCCCAACTTCACTGTGGTCAACGTGGAGAagccaccctgcttcttgcgCAAGTTCTCCCCTGACGGTCGCTACTTCATTGCCTTCTCCTCTGACCAGACCTCTCTGGAGATCTACGAGTATCAAGGCTGCCAGGCGGCGGAAGACCTCCTGCAAGGCTATGAGGGAGAGATCCTGGCCAACGGCAATGACCAAAGATCTGTCAACATCCGGGGGCGGCTCTTTGAACGCTTCTTTGTCCTGCTCCATATCACCAATGTGGCCTCCAATGGGGAGCACTTGAACCGGGAGTGCAGCTTGTTCACTGATGACTGTCGATACGTGATTGTTGGCTCTGCCGCGTACCTGCCCGAGGAGCCTCATCCTCCCTTCTTCGAGGTTTACCGCAACAGTGAGTCGGTAACGCCTAATCCCCGGTCCCCCTTGGAGGATTATTCCTTGCATATCATAGACCTCCACACAGGTAGACTTTGTGACACACGGACTTTCAAATGTGACAAAGTCATTCTGTCTCACAACCAGGGGCTGTACCTCTATAAGAATATCTTGGCCATTctctctgtgcagcagcagacTATTCACGTCTTTCAGGTAACACCTGAGGGTACATTCATTGATGTACGGACTATCGGCCGCTTCTGCTATGAGGACGATCTCCTGACTCTGTCTGCGGTGTATCCCGAGGTGCAGCGGGATACTCAGACAGGGATGGCCAACCCCTACAAAGAGCCCTTCATAAACTCTTTGAAGCACAGGCTGCTGGTGTACCTGTGGAGAAGGGCCGAGCAGGATGGAAGCGCTATAGCAAAAAGAAGGTTCTTCCAGTACTTTGATCAGTTAAGGCAGCTCCGCATGTGGAAGATGCAGCTTCTGGATGAAAACCATCTGTTTATCAAATACACTAGCGAAGATGTGGTCACGCTGCGGGTGACGGATCCTTCCCAG CcttcattttttgttgtgtACAACATGGTGACCACAGAGGTTATTGCTGTATTCGAGAATACATCTGATGAGCTGCTGGAACTGTTTGAGAACTTCTGTGACCTCTTCAGGAATGCCACCCTGCACAGTGAGGCGGTCCAGTTCCCCTGCTCAGCTTCCAGCAACAACTTTGCCAGGCAGATCCAGCGCCG GTTCAAAGACACTATTGTGAATGCCAAGTATGGAGGGCACACGGAGGCCGTGCGGAGgctgctgggccagctcccGATCAGCGCCCAGTCGTACAGTGGCAGCCCGTACCTCGACCTCTCCCTTTTCAGCTATGATGACAAGTGGGTGTCAGTCATGGAGCGGCCCAAGACCTGCGGTGATCACCCTATAAG